A portion of the Drosophila innubila isolate TH190305 chromosome 3L unlocalized genomic scaffold, UK_Dinn_1.0 0_D_3L, whole genome shotgun sequence genome contains these proteins:
- the LOC117786967 gene encoding X-linked retinitis pigmentosa GTPase regulator: MDIPSSGAIFTLGKSHLAENTQSYFYIKNDPVKRLISGPHQSAVICESGRLFVWGENHYGQLGIGGHGNKANSNNSNNNNGDIVSKPTCVKSLKTLGLKINDAAFGQNWAVIMTLSNEIFFTGRNIFPVDTHVAQHFIDAVVEEQPCAIIRKPFRLEEFDDYLSKNEETDNFIAVQAGNEHFVVLTTKGRLIGCGSNAEQQLGDLEVDYDGHPVEILLDAAVQQFACGPMSTLVLTASGNLFLTGRLNEFVFPKFTELQKNLSQTERIIFMHISKASEIFIVTNVGSIYRSFESLRNKSLVFQRFYDYDSEENGPIWKLLKGFSFYAVLSKANKFFTTFSESGHHLKTFREISKFKNLRLLDIAVGEQHILVQGLPRSSTLSATAGATAEPHSYMSRSFVLQPKDPNGNPEMRSASGRSLTKQNALKEPETDTEQGFNAMGASVAAVGAGVATLEAVKHMSNEQGDQQEEDEQPEETKPKEEENKAEEAEQASKGEVINGNVEQPESNQAEKDQELQEALHAEAEKSEAIPQVEKDEKQKELASDQMEPSAPMESPAREVTSAAAVESIAKLPTPPASTPSPQKSSTESLNSSKFAYQEKSQSSNSQEKQLRPRTPYPDSSNASTPQTIKRTPIRNFSYEAAMNHDEIERTSPDLVDSLDTVEENSLAEGLPHTDIQISTPTPPTEEDEQLAVEITTTEDAEDSTKVVNEIRFINNGIDVTAKVEEQMPDTPLGDSVEELESESEQMLQDLEQHVDKVVVEQKEEAVKATEGVGTAIESKLLETRDSMQSAMRKATTGARDAVGATGERMANGAQRMAYGARDAVDAVGKSAQRMASDAKHSMEQAGSNAAKAASNTKESMGKAMDSMTNKISSEVDGVKENISSLFQIKAAKEVQLTTTPSSTPEEARTKGNSDTAGSVEGEGEREGEEDERTTASVNSNHNSASNGNGNRLEADTINAYEEDPLDAVVERGKKAMQEELRALEEQRAQSHVHNQAEKPRRQSTESKGIVQQFLDGMRLSCRNEKAVQIEDEPPPPSQTSQPPHYSKNKVNSELSLQNGQNGAQQSSRVCTIL; the protein is encoded by the exons CGAGAATCATTATGGCCAGCTCGGCATTGGCGGACACGGCAACaaagccaacagcaacaatagcaataacaacaatggagATATTGTCAGCAAGCCAACTTGCGTTAAATCGCTTAAAACTCTTGGCCTAAAGATAAACGATGCCGCTTTTGGACAAAATTGGGCGGTGATAATGACAC TTTCCAATGAGATTTTCTTTACGGGACGCAACATCTTTCCCGTGGACACGCATGTGGCACAGCATTTCATTGATGCCGTCGTCGAGGAGCAACCGTGTGCGATCATTAGAAAGCCCTTTCGCCTGGAGGAATTCGATGATTATCTCTCAAAGAACGAGGAGACGGACAACTTCATAGCTGTGCAAGCGGGCAACGAGCACTTTGTGGTGTTGACCA CCAAGGGTCGCTTGATTGGCTGTGGATCGAATGCGGAGCAGCAGCTGGGGGATCTGGAGGTGGACTATGACGGGCATCCTGTGGAGATACTTTTGGATGCTGCAGTGCAGCAATTTGCCTGTGGACCAATGTCAACTCTGGTCTTAACAGCGAGTGGGAATTTGTTTTTGACAGGTCGCCTGAATGAGTTTGTTTTCCCCAAGTTCACGGAACTGCAGAAGAATCTCTCGCAGACGGAGAGAATCATTTTCATGCACATCTCAAAGGCTAGCGAGATCTTCATAGTGACCAATGTGGGCAGCATCTATCGCAGCTTTGAATCGTTGCGAAACAAGAGCTTGGTCTTTCAGCGTTTCTACGATTACGACAGCGAGGAGAATGGTCCCATTTGGAAGCTATTGAAGGGTTTTTCCTTTTACGCCGTGCTCAGCAAGGCGAACAAGTTCTTTACCACCTTCTCGGAGAGTGGCCATCATCTGAAGACCTTTCGCGAGATCTCCAAGTTTAAGAATTTACGTCTGCTCGACATTGCAGTGGGAGAGCAGCATATTCTGGTCCAGGGACTACCCAGATCGTCTACTCTGTCAGCTACAGCTGGAGCCACGGCGGAACCCCACAGCTATATGAGTCGCAGCTTTGTGTTGCAGCCAAAGGATCCCAATGGCAATCCTGAGATGCGCAGCGCCAGCGGCAGAAGTCTAACCAAGCAAAACGCTTTGAAAGAGCCGGAAACAGACACGGAACAAGGATTCAATGCAATGGGAGCAAGTGTAGCAGCTGTGGGTGCAGGCGTGGCCACATTGGAGGCAGTGAAGCACATGTCGAATGAGCAGGGAGATCAACAGGAAGAGGATGAGCAACCGGAAGAAACTAAACCCAAGGAAGAGGAGAACAAAGCAGAGGAGGCAGAACAAGCGTCAAAGGGAGAAGTGATTAATGGCAACGTGGAGCAACCAGAAAGCAACCAAGCAGAGAAGGATCAGGAGCTGCAAGAAGCTTTACATGCTGAAGCCGAAAAAAGTGAAGCAATTCCCCAAGTAGAGAAGGATGAGAAGCAGAAGGAACTGGCATCGGATCAAATGGAGCCCTCTGCACCAATGGAGAGTCCAGCTCGAGAGGTAACAAGCGCAGCTGCAGTGGAATCCATAGCCAAGCTACCAACTCCACCTGCAAGCACGCCTTCACCTCAGAAATCCTCTACAGAATCTTTAAACTCGAGCAAGTTTGCGTACCAGGAAAAATCGCAGTCGTCAAACAGCCAGGAGAAGCAGCTTCGACCACGAACTCCTTATCCGGATAGCAGCAATGCAAGTACTCCCCAGACCATTAAAAGGACGCCCATACGCAACTTCTCCTATGAGGCGGCCATGAATCATGATGAAATCGAACGCACCTCACCCGATCTTGTGGACAGTCTGGATACAGTGGAAGAGAATAGTCTAGCTGAGGGTTTACCgcatacagacatacagatATCCACGCCCACACCGCCCACTGAGGAGGATGAGCAACTGGCCGTGGAAATAACCACCACTGAGGATGCAGAGGACAGCACAAAGGTGGTAAATGAGATACGCTTTATCAACAATGGCATCGATGTGACAGCCAAGGTGGAGGAGCAAATGCCGGACACCCCACTGGGTGATTCTGTGGAGGAATTGGAGTCGGAGAGCGAGCAAATGCTGCAGGATCTAGAGCAGCATGTGGACAAAGTGGTAGTCGAGCAAAAGGAAGAGGCTGTGAAGGCCACCGAAGGCGTTGGCACTGCCATCGAATCAAAGCTGCTGGAAACGCGGGATTCCATGCAGTCGGCGATGCGCAAAGCAACCACAGGAGCACGAGATGCCGTTGGAGCAACCGGCGAGCGAATGGCCAACGGAGCACAACGCATGGCGTATGGGGCCAGAGATGCAGTCGATGCGGTGGGAAAGAGCGCACAACGCATGGCCAGCGATGCGAAGCATTCCATGGAGCAGGCGGGCAGCAATGCAGCCAAAGCGGCATCAAATACAAAGGAATCTATGGGCAAGGCCATGGACTCGATGACCAACAAGATATCCAGCGAAGTTGATGGCGTCAAAGAGAACATTTCATCGTTGTTTCAAATCAAGGCTGCCAAGGAAGTGCAGCTCACAACGACGCCCAGTTCGACACCGGAAGAGGCCAGGACAAAGGGTAACAGTGATACAGCTGGCTCCGTCGAGGGAGAGggcgagagagagggagaggaagatGAACGCACCACGGCATCGGTTAACTCAAACCACAATTCTGCAagcaatggcaatggaaatCGATTGGAGGCAGATACCATTAATGCCTACGAGGAGGATCCACTTGATGCGGTGGTGGAGCGTGGCAAGAAGGCCATGCAGGAGGAGTTACGTGCCTTGGAGGAGCAGCGTGCCCAATCCCATGTCCACAACCAAGCAGAAAAGCCTCGAAGGCAGAGCACGGAGAGCAAGGGAATTGTCCAGCAGTTTCTCGATGGCATGCGTCTCTCGTGCCGCAACGAGAAGGCCGTACAAATTGAAG ATGAACCTCCACCGCCGTCGCAGACGTCGCAGCCGCCACActacagcaaaaacaaagtcaacagcGAGCTGAGCCTACAGAATGGACAAAATGGAGCACAGCAATCGTCGCGAGTGTgcactattttataa